In a single window of the Gemmatimonadota bacterium genome:
- a CDS encoding heavy metal translocating P-type ATPase, with amino-acid sequence MSTTLKVRIDIPVLLPDLPDARDACVERLTTMLASYQGVSQAHVGSVDSEDESTPGNVLCLHYDPDVITLARLHDLARSTGAVLTARFGHEVFSVRVIGSEDSGRGMEQKLRSLTGVVSASVNLPAQRVQVEWDRELVTDEVVQQAVESLGTGAPTPVAGNSCCGPRDPAPPAASWYRRNQELVWSLIALSALALAWGGERWLALPRTAALALYLTAYAFGAWDLTRHWVTALRRGQLSFDIDLLMLVAALGAAVLGQWAEGAFLLGLFSLAHALEHYANDRARRAISALADLAPSTARVRRGDSIAEVAVESVAVGEIVLVRPGERIPVDGDVASGSSAVNQAPITGESVPVEKAAGDPVYAGTVNGDGAMEVATSRRAGDRTLDRVIKLVEEAQTQKAPTQRFTERFERVFVPVVLIADVLLIVVPALFGWWTWSESLYRGMSLLVAASPCALALGTPSAVLAGIAQAARHGVLVKGGMHLENLGIIRALAFDKTGTLTEGRPEVTDVLPSTGVTAEELLAIAGSVETESQHPLAAAVVRRASKDGIALQQAGALESVTGRGVRSSVAGERVEIGTLKLWQDGGVTVPGEIVEKVATLQAGGRSIVVIRKAEKWLGVLGIADQPRKGVRAVLDRLRGLGVSPLVMLTGDNKGVGDAIAREVGVDEVRSELLPEDKVVAVKALLATHRYVAMIGDGVNDAPALAHATVGIAMGGIGSATALETADVALMGDDLSTLPFAIGLSRESRRVIRQNLYISLGTIVLLILSTSTGLIGIGLAVVGHEGSTLLVIANALRLLRYRRGLPVQAH; translated from the coding sequence ATGAGCACAACCCTCAAGGTACGAATCGACATCCCGGTGCTACTCCCGGACCTCCCCGATGCCCGCGACGCGTGTGTTGAACGACTGACGACGATGTTGGCGTCGTATCAGGGCGTGTCACAGGCGCACGTCGGTTCGGTCGACTCGGAGGATGAATCGACGCCGGGAAATGTGCTCTGTCTGCACTATGACCCGGACGTCATTACGCTGGCCAGACTTCACGACCTCGCTCGCTCCACTGGAGCAGTCCTGACCGCGCGTTTCGGTCACGAGGTATTCTCGGTTCGCGTCATCGGCAGCGAAGATAGCGGGCGAGGTATGGAGCAGAAGCTCCGTTCGCTCACCGGTGTGGTCAGCGCCTCGGTCAATTTGCCCGCGCAGCGCGTCCAGGTGGAATGGGATCGAGAGCTCGTAACTGACGAGGTGGTGCAGCAGGCGGTTGAGTCACTTGGTACAGGCGCGCCGACGCCGGTCGCGGGCAACAGCTGTTGTGGGCCTCGTGACCCGGCTCCACCTGCCGCCTCGTGGTATCGTCGCAATCAGGAGCTGGTCTGGAGTCTGATCGCGCTTTCGGCCCTTGCATTGGCCTGGGGAGGGGAGCGGTGGCTCGCCTTGCCGCGTACCGCAGCTCTCGCTCTCTACCTGACAGCCTACGCCTTTGGTGCGTGGGACCTCACGCGACACTGGGTGACTGCTCTGCGACGCGGGCAGCTGTCCTTTGATATCGACCTGTTGATGCTGGTGGCGGCCCTTGGTGCTGCTGTTCTGGGGCAATGGGCTGAAGGTGCCTTCCTGCTTGGGCTCTTCTCCCTGGCACACGCATTAGAGCACTACGCTAACGATCGTGCTCGCCGGGCAATCTCGGCCCTCGCCGACTTGGCTCCATCGACGGCCCGCGTTCGGCGCGGTGACTCGATCGCCGAGGTAGCGGTGGAATCCGTTGCCGTCGGCGAAATTGTGCTAGTGCGTCCCGGGGAGCGAATTCCGGTTGACGGCGATGTGGCCAGCGGTTCCTCGGCCGTGAATCAGGCACCAATAACCGGTGAATCAGTGCCGGTTGAGAAGGCGGCCGGCGATCCCGTGTATGCAGGCACGGTGAATGGCGACGGGGCGATGGAAGTTGCCACCTCCAGGCGTGCTGGAGATCGCACACTCGATCGTGTGATCAAGTTGGTCGAGGAGGCGCAGACCCAGAAGGCACCGACCCAGAGATTTACCGAGCGCTTCGAGCGGGTCTTCGTGCCGGTGGTACTGATCGCTGACGTGCTCCTCATCGTGGTTCCAGCGCTCTTCGGCTGGTGGACATGGTCCGAGTCACTCTACCGCGGAATGTCATTGCTGGTCGCAGCGTCGCCGTGCGCCTTGGCTCTCGGCACCCCATCGGCGGTGCTCGCTGGCATTGCTCAGGCTGCACGTCACGGCGTGCTGGTCAAAGGCGGAATGCATCTCGAGAATCTCGGGATCATCCGGGCCTTGGCCTTCGACAAGACCGGTACTCTCACCGAGGGGAGGCCGGAGGTCACTGACGTACTCCCTTCCACTGGAGTCACCGCAGAGGAGTTGCTCGCGATCGCGGGGAGCGTCGAGACCGAGTCACAGCACCCCCTCGCCGCAGCAGTCGTGCGGCGCGCCTCCAAGGACGGGATTGCCCTCCAACAAGCCGGCGCGCTGGAGAGCGTCACCGGCCGGGGAGTTCGATCGTCGGTGGCGGGCGAGCGGGTCGAGATCGGCACCCTGAAACTGTGGCAGGACGGCGGCGTCACCGTGCCAGGAGAAATCGTCGAGAAAGTTGCTACGCTGCAGGCCGGCGGCCGCAGCATTGTCGTGATCCGAAAGGCTGAGAAGTGGCTAGGGGTGCTCGGGATCGCCGACCAACCTCGCAAGGGCGTTCGCGCCGTCCTCGACCGGCTTCGCGGACTCGGCGTTTCGCCGTTGGTGATGCTCACGGGTGACAACAAGGGCGTCGGCGACGCGATCGCTCGTGAGGTAGGCGTGGACGAGGTGCGCTCCGAACTGCTCCCGGAGGACAAGGTGGTCGCGGTCAAGGCGTTGCTCGCGACACACCGCTACGTCGCGATGATCGGCGACGGAGTGAACGATGCGCCCGCCCTGGCCCACGCCACCGTCGGCATTGCAATGGGGGGAATCGGCTCCGCGACAGCACTGGAGACTGCCGACGTGGCGCTGATGGGTGATGACCTCAGCACGCTCCCGTTTGCGATCGGTCTTTCGCGAGAATCGCGAAGGGTTATCCGTCAGAACCTGTATATCTCTCTCGGGACGATCGTATTGCTGATCCTCTCGACGAGTACGGGGCTCATCGGAATCGGTCTCGCTGTGGTTGGGCACGAGGGGAGTACGTTGCTGGTGATTGCCAATGCTTTGCGGTTGCTACGCTACAGGCGCGGGCTTCCGGTGCAGGCGCACTAA
- a CDS encoding P-II family nitrogen regulator, whose amino-acid sequence MTTETPSRDLWLVVAMVQPFKVDVIVLTLARHPAYDGMTLTDCRGLPTIAGRGSAARGEEDEPQPRTRLELLVTGRVQAEAIADAIAHAAHTGRYGDGKVLILPVQESISIREFLPGVDAV is encoded by the coding sequence ATGACAACTGAAACCCCCAGCAGGGATCTCTGGCTCGTGGTGGCGATGGTGCAACCGTTCAAGGTTGACGTCATCGTGCTCACGCTAGCTCGGCACCCGGCCTACGATGGGATGACGCTGACTGATTGCCGTGGACTCCCTACCATTGCCGGTCGCGGGAGTGCAGCCCGCGGGGAAGAGGATGAGCCTCAGCCGCGAACGAGGCTTGAGCTTCTTGTGACTGGCCGTGTGCAGGCGGAGGCAATCGCGGATGCCATCGCCCACGCGGCCCACACGGGCCGCTACGGTGATGGAAAAGTGCTGATCCTGCCGGTACAGGAGAGCATCTCGATTCGTGAATTCCTCCCCGGAGTGGATGCTGTATGA
- a CDS encoding efflux RND transporter permease subunit translates to MIDRIISFSLHNRLLIVLMMLGIIGGGYVALRGLPIDAFPDVSPVLVQISTESPGLAPEEVERLITYPVEVAMNGLPGVEQVKSISAFGISQVSVYFRDNVDIYFARQLALERLTAAREQIPPGLGDPALGAITTGLGQVYQYVLRGDGRSTVDLRSDQDWIVKYNLRGVPGVTDVLSFGGDVKQYQVRIDPRALLQHRLTLSDVRQAVSANNRNVGGGYITRGPEELLIRGVGLVEDLTDLGNIIVAERGGSPVYLRDLGELVLGPEVRRGAVTSDGKGEVVTGIVLKRIYENTSDVIRAVKAKVEQINKSLPKGTRIEPYYDQSELVERAVSTVRDALLEGAVLIVVILFLFLGNVRSALIVASMLPLSLLLAFALMRYAGISANLMSLGGLAIAIGMMVDGGVVMVENIYRHLSEEAAHPTAWSGAGPDRPPQAAGESKGHQILRAAREVGRPVVFAIAIIILVFLPLFTLEGVEGKMFRPMAFSIAFAMLASMILSLTVIPVLSAFFLKGGSEEDTWIMRVLKRPYLPMLGWALDNRKRLLFGAVAALGISLAAVPFIGTEFVPALEEGSILYRATLAPSAGLDEGIRTASTLETLAKGFSEVDRVVSKIGRAEAGGDPEPVNNIEAIVTLRPEAEWKSGRSKAELVEAMEASFAKLPGVAMNFTQPIANRVDELLSGVKAQLAIQLFGDDLDKLVNTAQAIERTVKGVPGAADVQTEQVTGQPQVQIRIDRGAISRHGINVDDVQEALELAVGGENVGQVFEGVRRFDITVRLKEEFRLDVEAISNLLVPTPSGEAHIPLRQLADIRTVTGPKQISHQDGQRRIVIQLNVRGRDMGGFVAEAQQRIASGVTLPTGYFLSWGGQFENQQRAMKRLAIIVPITIGLIYLLLFASFGSLRQAALIILNVPFALIGGIGGLIVSRQYLSVPASVGFIALFGVAVLNGVVLVSYINSLRAEGRSIRDAVYTGTVLRFRPVLMTATVAILGLLPLLFSSGAGSEVQRPLAAVVVGGLLTSTVLTLLLLPALYGWFEGSTNDN, encoded by the coding sequence ATGATTGACCGGATCATTTCTTTCTCGTTGCACAACCGGCTGCTCATCGTTCTGATGATGCTCGGAATCATCGGGGGTGGGTACGTCGCCCTCCGTGGGCTGCCGATCGATGCTTTCCCTGACGTTTCGCCGGTTCTCGTGCAAATCAGCACCGAGTCCCCTGGGCTGGCTCCAGAGGAGGTCGAGCGCCTTATCACCTATCCGGTCGAGGTCGCGATGAACGGCCTGCCGGGGGTGGAGCAGGTGAAATCGATCTCCGCGTTCGGAATCTCCCAAGTGAGCGTGTACTTCCGCGACAACGTCGACATCTACTTCGCCCGGCAGTTGGCGCTCGAGCGGCTCACAGCGGCTCGAGAGCAGATCCCGCCTGGCTTGGGCGACCCGGCGCTCGGCGCAATTACCACCGGCCTCGGTCAGGTGTACCAGTACGTGCTTCGTGGTGACGGCCGGTCGACGGTCGACCTAAGGAGCGATCAGGACTGGATCGTGAAGTACAACCTTCGCGGCGTGCCGGGCGTGACCGATGTGCTCTCATTCGGTGGTGATGTCAAGCAATATCAGGTTCGCATTGACCCGCGTGCGCTCCTGCAGCATCGACTCACCCTGTCGGACGTTCGCCAGGCTGTATCAGCGAACAACCGGAACGTCGGCGGCGGCTACATCACGCGTGGGCCGGAGGAACTGCTGATCCGGGGCGTCGGCCTTGTGGAAGACCTCACTGATCTCGGCAATATCATCGTGGCAGAGCGGGGCGGCAGTCCGGTGTATCTCCGCGATCTCGGAGAGCTCGTCCTTGGCCCGGAGGTCAGGCGCGGCGCGGTGACGTCCGATGGAAAGGGCGAGGTGGTAACCGGCATCGTCCTGAAGCGAATCTACGAGAACACATCCGATGTGATTCGCGCCGTCAAAGCCAAGGTTGAACAAATCAACAAGTCGTTGCCAAAGGGAACCCGGATCGAGCCGTACTATGACCAGTCGGAGCTGGTCGAGCGCGCAGTGAGCACCGTGCGGGATGCTCTCCTGGAAGGCGCGGTCCTGATCGTCGTCATTCTCTTTCTCTTTCTTGGCAACGTCCGGAGCGCGCTCATTGTCGCCTCGATGCTGCCGCTTTCGTTGCTGCTGGCCTTCGCCTTGATGCGGTACGCAGGAATAAGTGCAAACCTGATGAGCCTGGGTGGGCTCGCCATCGCGATCGGTATGATGGTCGACGGCGGAGTCGTGATGGTCGAAAATATCTACCGTCATCTCTCCGAGGAGGCGGCCCACCCTACCGCCTGGTCGGGTGCTGGCCCGGATCGCCCGCCCCAGGCCGCTGGGGAGTCAAAGGGACACCAGATCTTGCGGGCCGCTCGGGAAGTGGGCCGACCGGTGGTGTTCGCCATTGCGATCATCATTCTGGTGTTTCTCCCGCTCTTCACTCTGGAAGGCGTGGAAGGAAAGATGTTTCGGCCGATGGCATTTTCGATCGCGTTCGCAATGCTCGCGTCGATGATTCTCTCGCTCACCGTGATCCCAGTGCTGTCAGCGTTCTTCCTCAAGGGGGGAAGTGAGGAGGACACCTGGATCATGCGGGTCCTCAAACGCCCTTACCTGCCGATGCTCGGCTGGGCGCTCGACAATCGCAAACGCCTGCTGTTTGGTGCTGTTGCGGCCCTCGGGATCAGTCTGGCCGCCGTGCCGTTCATCGGTACCGAGTTCGTACCCGCCCTCGAGGAGGGCTCAATTCTCTATCGGGCCACATTGGCACCCTCGGCCGGACTTGATGAGGGCATCCGCACAGCGTCGACATTGGAGACACTTGCGAAAGGCTTCTCGGAGGTCGACCGGGTTGTCTCCAAGATCGGCCGGGCGGAAGCTGGAGGCGATCCCGAGCCGGTGAACAACATCGAGGCGATCGTGACACTTCGGCCCGAAGCGGAATGGAAGTCGGGTCGCAGCAAGGCCGAACTGGTTGAGGCGATGGAAGCCAGCTTTGCCAAGCTGCCTGGCGTCGCAATGAACTTTACCCAGCCGATCGCGAACCGCGTTGATGAACTGCTCAGCGGCGTCAAGGCGCAGCTGGCGATTCAGCTCTTTGGCGATGACCTGGACAAGCTCGTGAACACGGCGCAAGCAATCGAGCGCACCGTCAAGGGTGTCCCCGGTGCAGCCGACGTCCAGACCGAGCAGGTCACCGGCCAGCCGCAAGTCCAGATCCGGATCGACCGAGGGGCAATTTCGCGGCACGGAATAAACGTCGACGACGTGCAGGAGGCGCTGGAGCTTGCGGTGGGCGGGGAGAACGTTGGGCAGGTCTTCGAAGGAGTCCGGCGCTTCGATATCACGGTCCGACTCAAGGAGGAGTTCCGCCTCGACGTCGAGGCGATTTCGAATCTCCTGGTGCCGACGCCCAGCGGCGAGGCACACATCCCGTTGCGGCAACTCGCCGATATCCGGACAGTCACTGGGCCCAAGCAGATCAGTCACCAGGACGGGCAGCGACGGATCGTCATTCAGCTGAATGTCCGGGGCCGGGATATGGGTGGCTTTGTTGCCGAGGCGCAGCAGCGAATCGCGTCAGGCGTCACCCTCCCGACCGGTTACTTCCTGAGCTGGGGTGGTCAATTCGAGAATCAGCAGCGGGCGATGAAGCGGTTGGCGATCATCGTTCCCATCACGATCGGACTGATCTACCTGCTTCTCTTCGCCAGTTTTGGTTCCTTGAGACAAGCGGCGCTGATCATCCTGAACGTCCCTTTCGCGCTTATCGGAGGGATCGGCGGACTGATTGTCTCCCGTCAGTACCTCTCCGTTCCGGCTTCAGTTGGTTTCATCGCGCTCTTCGGTGTCGCGGTCCTGAACGGCGTCGTGTTGGTGTCCTATATCAACTCTCTTCGAGCTGAGGGACGCAGCATTCGAGATGCGGTTTACACCGGAACCGTCCTGCGATTCCGTCCCGTGCTGATGACGGCCACGGTGGCAATCCTCGGATTGCTCCCGCTGCTATTCTCGAGCGGGGCAGGGTCCGAGGTCCAGCGACCGCTTGCTGCGGTGGTGGTCGGTGGGCTGTTGACGTCAACAGTGCTGACGCTATTGCTTCTCCCGGCACTCTACGGCTGGTTCGAGGGATCAACCAATGACAACTGA
- a CDS encoding efflux RND transporter periplasmic adaptor subunit, protein MQDSTEKGTTSARLLWGAGSVTVLIAGYLLLRKPAAPPVVPEPQAPALDSAVVLDTTAQRLAGIVIDSVRLIAGTALSANGVITFDANRVSAVGSRVEGRVATINADLGSEVRSGTVLATIESSEIGEMRGDVERARVRRSVAQRNFEREERLFKQQISSQKEMLEAEGEFRTAEADYNSAVVRLEAVGADVNGKGSSFGLRTPVAGVVVERNATPGQLTGPSSNLFTVADLRHVWITVDVYERDYARIKQRAAVTVTPSALPDDTFEGRVTYSGGVMDPTSRTFKVRVEVENPKHRLRPGMFASVVIATPNNAQGAEMLAVPEAAIQDLNGQPVVFVVGSQPGRFMVRRVLPGKSVGGGLITVTQGLERGDRIVTTGAFQLKSELLKSTFAGDE, encoded by the coding sequence ATGCAGGACTCTACCGAGAAGGGAACCACTTCGGCGCGCCTGCTCTGGGGTGCTGGAAGCGTGACGGTACTCATTGCGGGATACCTGTTGCTCCGAAAGCCTGCGGCACCTCCTGTGGTACCAGAACCCCAGGCCCCCGCACTGGATAGCGCTGTAGTGCTCGACACCACAGCACAGCGGCTCGCCGGAATCGTCATCGACAGCGTAAGGCTCATCGCCGGGACTGCACTCTCAGCGAATGGTGTCATCACCTTCGATGCGAACCGGGTGTCGGCGGTTGGATCGCGAGTCGAGGGGAGGGTGGCCACAATCAATGCCGATCTGGGGAGTGAAGTTCGCTCAGGGACGGTGTTGGCCACGATTGAAAGTTCGGAGATCGGTGAGATGCGGGGTGACGTCGAGCGCGCGCGAGTGCGGCGTTCGGTCGCGCAGCGCAACTTCGAGCGTGAGGAGCGACTCTTCAAGCAGCAGATTTCTTCGCAGAAGGAGATGCTCGAGGCGGAAGGGGAATTTCGGACGGCCGAGGCCGACTACAACAGTGCCGTCGTTCGACTTGAGGCAGTCGGTGCGGATGTCAACGGGAAGGGCTCTTCCTTCGGATTGCGGACACCCGTCGCTGGCGTGGTGGTCGAGCGCAACGCGACGCCTGGACAACTGACCGGCCCATCTTCCAACCTCTTCACCGTTGCCGATCTTCGGCACGTCTGGATCACGGTGGATGTGTATGAGCGTGACTATGCTCGCATCAAGCAACGGGCTGCCGTCACGGTCACTCCGAGCGCACTCCCCGACGACACGTTCGAAGGACGTGTCACCTACTCCGGCGGGGTGATGGATCCGACCAGCCGCACGTTCAAAGTGCGGGTGGAGGTCGAAAACCCGAAGCATCGATTGCGCCCCGGGATGTTCGCTTCGGTCGTGATTGCTACCCCCAATAATGCGCAGGGAGCGGAGATGCTCGCGGTGCCGGAAGCCGCGATTCAGGACCTGAATGGCCAGCCGGTAGTATTCGTCGTCGGCAGCCAGCCCGGTCGCTTCATGGTCCGGCGCGTCCTCCCCGGAAAATCGGTCGGCGGTGGGTTGATCACTGTGACGCAAGGTCTCGAGCGCGGTGACCGCATCGTCACCACGGGTGCATTCCAGTTGAAGTCGGAACTGCTCAAGTCGACTTTCGCCGGAGACGAGTGA
- a CDS encoding TolC family protein: MQTGTRYRCLLRVVLLQLCWIGVARAAPYRRTLPPAVPGGPTYVSDTLRLTLEGALARARRDNLELRSARLDTAIALGVERQARLWPFNPVVDALSAGAAGGVDYGVSQEVEFPGKAGPRRTAAREGVARARAASANAERLTLGNAARGFYRLVAAGRRREVAAEVLQLNQRLADAVTRQLAEGEVNRITYNLAAIELGRSRSNLLSAQREERIARLALGHLLGISPTVEIVPDVNNESDLNLDLLPPDSLAQVVTPADTFDVVQLIAVALSRRPDLTERTAAARQASANAAGSRRAALPNLLLRLTSEEIGPGERTLRPGVGIAVPLFNRNQGDASAFAAAATQAEQDSRAIAARVAVEIEGAVADYVAAAAEVATLRSTVLRAGRQNRELSETAYREGKIGLPEILLIRNQAISAELDYWSAWLAEREARVTLAEATGQDLFPSSAGVP, encoded by the coding sequence CCCTCCCACCCGCTGTACCGGGTGGGCCAACGTACGTATCCGACACGCTTCGACTGACCCTCGAGGGCGCTCTCGCCCGAGCGCGTCGCGACAATCTCGAGCTGCGCTCCGCGCGGCTCGACACGGCGATCGCGCTCGGGGTAGAACGCCAAGCCCGCCTCTGGCCTTTCAATCCAGTGGTCGACGCGCTCTCGGCAGGTGCCGCGGGCGGAGTGGACTATGGAGTGAGTCAAGAGGTTGAGTTTCCGGGAAAGGCCGGCCCGCGTCGTACGGCTGCCCGTGAGGGTGTCGCGCGCGCTCGTGCTGCCAGCGCCAACGCGGAACGACTGACCCTTGGAAATGCGGCGCGCGGGTTCTATCGACTGGTCGCTGCCGGCCGTCGTCGCGAGGTCGCTGCCGAAGTACTCCAGCTGAACCAGCGGCTCGCGGACGCAGTCACGCGACAGCTTGCCGAAGGTGAAGTCAACCGAATCACCTACAACCTCGCGGCCATCGAGCTCGGTCGGTCACGTTCCAACCTGCTGAGCGCGCAGCGCGAGGAACGGATCGCTCGACTCGCTCTCGGTCACTTGCTCGGCATTTCTCCTACCGTTGAGATAGTGCCTGACGTGAACAACGAGTCGGACCTGAATCTCGACCTGCTGCCACCGGACTCCTTGGCCCAGGTCGTCACACCTGCGGACACCTTCGATGTAGTACAGCTAATCGCCGTTGCACTCAGCCGTCGCCCCGACCTGACTGAACGCACGGCCGCCGCTCGGCAGGCGAGTGCCAACGCCGCTGGCAGCCGGCGTGCGGCGCTGCCGAACCTCCTGCTTCGACTAACATCGGAAGAGATCGGTCCTGGAGAACGGACCCTGCGGCCCGGTGTCGGAATAGCCGTTCCGCTCTTCAATCGGAACCAGGGCGATGCGAGCGCCTTTGCGGCTGCTGCGACGCAGGCCGAACAGGACAGCAGGGCCATTGCAGCACGGGTGGCGGTGGAAATCGAGGGAGCTGTGGCTGACTATGTGGCGGCGGCCGCCGAGGTGGCCACACTACGCAGCACGGTGCTTCGCGCTGGCCGCCAGAATCGCGAGTTGTCGGAAACCGCCTATCGCGAAGGTAAAATCGGACTCCCCGAAATCCTCCTCATTCGCAATCAGGCGATCAGTGCTGAACTCGACTACTGGTCGGCGTGGCTCGCCGAGCGCGAAGCGCGTGTCACGCTCGCCGAGGCCACCGGCCAAGACCTATTCCCCAGCAGTGCAGGAGTTCCATGA